The following nucleotide sequence is from Pseudomonas sp. S09G 359.
CGCTGGAACTGGGCACCACCGACATCAAGGTGGTCGGCGACTGGCTGGGCGATGCCAACGCCGAAGTGGTCCAGAACCACCCCGGCGCACGCACGGTAATCCGTCGCGAAGCCATGGTGGAGCAGGGCGCAATGAACGTCGGTGACGTACTGCGCCGCGTGCCCGGTGTGCAGGTGCAGGAGTCCAACGGCACCGGCGGCAGCGATATTTCCCTCAACGTCGGTGTACGTGGCCTCACCTCGCGCCTGTCGCCACGTTCCACCGTGCTGATCGACGGCGTACCGGCGGCGTTCGCACCGTATGGCCAGCCGCAACTGTCGATGGCGCCGATTTCCGCCGGTAACCTGGACAGCATCGACGTGGTGCGCGGTGCCGGTTCCGTGCGTTATGGGCCACAGAACGTCGGCGGCGTGATCAACTTCGTGACCCGTGCGATCCCCGAGAAATTCTCCGGCGAAGTCGGCAGCACCCTGCAAACCTCCGCCCATGGCGGCTGGAAGCACGTCGACAACGCGTTTATCGGCGGCACTGCGGATAACGGCATCGGCGCGGCCTTGCTGTACTCCGGGGTGAATGGCAACGGCTATCGCAACAGCAACAACTCCAACGACATTGACGACGTGATCTTCAAGACCCACTGGGCGCCGACCGATCAAGACGACTTCTCGCTGAACTTCCACTACTACGACGCCAGCGCCGACATGCCCGGTGGCCTGACCCAGCAGCAGTTCGACGCCAACCCGTACCAATCGGTACGTGACTGGGACAACTTCAGCGGCCGCCGCAAGGACGTGTCCTTCAAGTACATCCGCCAGATCGACGACCGCACCCAGGCCGAAGTGCTGACCTACTACTCCGACAGTTTCCGTGGCAGCAACATCGCCAACCGCGACCTCAGAACCCTCGGTTCCTACCCGCGCACTTACTACACCTTTGGCATCGAGCCGCGTGTGTCCCATGTGTTCGACGTGGGCCCGAGCACCCAGGAAGTCAGCGTCGGTTATCGCTACCTCAAGGAAGGCATGCACGAGCAGGCCACCAGCCTGGCCCTGGTCAATAACGTACCGACGCCGGTCGGCCGCAGCGATGGTCACGTCTATCAGGACCGCACCGGCGGCACCGAGGCCAATGCCTTCTACGTCGATAACAAGATCGATATCGGTAAGTGGACCATCACCCCAGGCATCCGTTTTGAAGACATCCGCACCGAATGGCACGACCGCCCGGTGGTGCCGCTGACCGGCCCGCGCACTTTGGAAAAACGCCGCGAGGTCCACAACAACGAACCGCTGCCGGCCTTGAGCGTGATGTATCACGTGTCCGACGCCTGGAAGCTGTTCGCCAACTACGAGACCTCGTTCGGCAGCCTGCAGTACTTCCAGCTGGGCCAGGGCGGCACCGGCGACCAGACGGCCAACGGCCTGAACCCGGAAAAGGCCAAGACCTACGAGGTCGGCACACGCTACAACGACAACGTGTGGGGCGGCGAACTGACGTTCTTCTACATCGACTTCTCGGATGAGCTGCAATACGTCAGCAACGACGTGGGCTGGACCAACCTCGGCGCCACCAAGCACACCGGTATCGAGGCCTCGGCCCACTATGACCTGTCGAACCTGGACCCGCGCCTTGACGGGCTGACCGCCAATGCTGGGTTCACCTACACCAAGGCCACCTCCGAGGGTGATGTACCCTTCAAGGGCCGTGACCTGCCGTTGTATTCCCGCGAAGTGGCCACCCTGGGCCTGCGCTACGACATCAACCACTGGACCCACAACCTGGATGTGTACGCCCAGTCCGGCCAGCGTGCACCGGGTACCACCAGCACCTATATCACCCAGGGCACGGCGGACGGCCAGTACGGCGATATCCCGGGTTATGTCTCGGTCAATGTGCGCAGCGGTTATGACTTCGGCGAGCAGTTGTCGAACCTTAAACTGGGCGTCGGGGTGAAAAACGTCTTTGACCAGCAGCACTACACCCGCTCCAGCGATAACAATGCCGGGTTGTACCTGGGCGAGCCACGTACATTCTTCGTACAGGCCAGCGTCGGGTTCTAACCGGTACCGCTTGGGAAAAATCGCAGCTCTTATCGGCTGCGATTTTTTTTGCCTGTTTGTCAGGTCTCACCGCGTCGAATGCTGCCGGGGGAACTGACCCCGGAAAAAAACCACAGAGGGGTAGCTGGAGAACGCGTCCACTTTTTTGGAGAAACGTATGTCGGTATCGATGCTCGATACACCTGTACCTGCTTCATCACGCCAAGACCTCGCGCAGGCCGATTCCAGGCCCAATGCCAACGCTGGCCGCCCGGCGTCTGTCGCGCTGGCCTTTAACGCCAGCAACGCTGCAAACCTTAGCTTTCACTCCGGAGAAACCCAGGGCGGGCCAATGTTCAGCAATTCTATGCAGGCGACGGAACGTCTCAGCCATGCCGGCCAGCTTGGCCGTCCTGCGATGCCGAGCTTCATGGATCAAATGACACAGTGGATGGGCCAATGGTTTTCCGGGCATCGGCCGCCACGCCCGAATCCAGGCTGCAGCAACCCGCCGCCAAGGCCGAATCCAGGCTGCAGCAACCCGCCGCCAAGGCCGAATCCAGGCTGCAGCAACCCGCCGCCAAGGCCGAATCCAGGCTGCAGCAACCCGCCGCCAAGGCCGAATCCAGGCTGCAGCAACCCGCCGCCAAGGCCGAATCCAGGCTGCAGCAACCCGCCGCCAAGGCCGAATCCAGGCTGCAGCAACCCGCCGCCAAGGCCGAATCCAGGCTGCAGCAACCCGCCGCCAAGGCCGAATCCAGGCTGCAGCAACCCGCCACCACGGCCGAATCCGGGCTGCAGCAATCCGCCGCCAAGGCCGAATCCGGGGTGCAGCAATCCACCACCAAGGCCAGATCCGACTTACGGTAAGCCCCCACCAAGGCCGAACCCGACCCTGCCTGGCAGGCCGGACCCGCATTATTCGCTGAAGAACCATGAGGACTTGGCCAAGCAATTGCTCGACAACTTCAATGCCTTCAGAGATCCCAAGAACCCTGGGTATATCAGCGTTGGCAGCATTCATGCGATGGCGAACAGAGGTTGGTCGTCCAACCCCGCCGTGAACGAAAACATTCGCCTGGCTAAAGAGCTGCTGCGGCGTCCGGACCTGATGAGTGCGCTTGACCGGCACAGCTCTACCGGTTCACTGGATGGCCTGATCGACCGGCAGAACCTGAATCTGGTGATCAAGGGGGGCAACTACTTCAAATACAACACGGACAAGGAATTGGCCGGTGAGATGCTCAAACACTTCAATGAGCTGAAAGGTGGGCCCTGGGGGCAAGACATCAGCATCAAGGACCTGAGAAAACTGGCTGCAAAACACCAGACGGGTGACTCTGCCAAGGATCATCTTATCCAGCTGGCCCAAGAGGTGCTTAAGCGCAGCGATTTAGTGAAGATGCTGGATAATCTCGCCAGCCCGGACAACGACGGCCGGATCAGCAAGGAGGCGCTTCGCCGACTGTCCCGCTGACCGACACGCAGGCGCCGCCACCGAGAGGCGCCGCCTGCTTCAATTGTTTCGGAACTGTTTCACGCCGATTTACCACACAGGTTATACCCGCCGGTTTTATTCATGCCGGTCGCTTTCAGATTCAGAGTGAGGGCTAGCCTTTGACTTCAACCTCGTGCTGTCACCAGCTCTTTCGCAACCCCCATGAGACGGATCGTCCTGCAGCAGAGCAGAGCACGGCAGCACGCGAGTGCATTGCCCCTTCGACTGAACATACGGCGCAAGCCCGACGGATGAGGGCTTTCGCCGGCCAGCGGAAATTCCAGGCGCCCGTTGCGGATGACTTTTCCCGGGGCATGCTCGCAGACCGGCAGCCCCCCGGGGAGGGCTCTGCCGCGTTGAAACACCACGGGTTGATCAATAGCCTGGCGGCCTGGTGGCGCAGTCAAAAGTTCGGTTGAGCCTGCCGCGTTGCGGCTTTTTTACATGCGGTCATGGCTAGGTTTCGCCCTCCCGGAACTGTCTTGTTCAACACACCACATATGAGGTACTTGCCTGAGTGCAACCCAGTCGATGATTGGGGGCGCCAGGCAGGCCTGTATCTGAAAAGCGTTGGAGAAGACCCATGACAATTGAGCGCGCACTGCCTCACAGCCGGCCCCAGCCCCTGGACGGCCCCGTCGTACGATCAACAGTGGCCCCCGCTGAAAGCCGCGATGAACCTGCTGTTGCGCCGCTGCCGGCCAGCCCCCGCAAGCCTATGCTGTTGCGCGCAAGCCTGTCGGTGCTGCATCACCGAGGGTTGCAGAACTTCCCCGTTGCGCGCGCCACTCTTGCCCCGCCCAACGCAACGTCCACCGACAGCCAATTAGCCACCGCGCTGGAAAAGGCTTTTGGCCTGCTGCATCCGTTCCTGAATGACGGGCGCTTGACCTGGTCGTCATTGCAGCGCATTGCCAATCACGGCAGCGCTGAAAGCGAAGCGTTGGACCGAGCGAGCCAAGTGGTCAGGGAAATGCTCAAGCGCCCGCGCTTGAGCGACGCAATCCTGAGCCGTGATGGCGATATCACCCGCGACAGCCTCACCGCCGCCGCCTCGGCGTTACCGGGCAACAGTTCCCCGAGCGCCTTCAGCGACGACCCATTCCACGCCCGGGGCAATGCCCAGGTGGTGCAGGCGCTGCAAGGCCAGTTCGAGCAACTGAGGGATAAGACCAAGGACCGTACGTTTCTCTTCGAGCAGCATCAGTACGTTGAAATCGACACGCTCAAGACGGTGATGCAGGACCCGTATGATGCTGATCAATACGACGCGCCTGTGCTGGACCCCGCCACCGGCATGCCCAGGCCCAAGTACAGTGAACTCTGCGTCTACACGGCGAAGAACATTCTTGAGCGTCCGGGCTTATTGCCTTCATTGGAACGTGCGAGCGGCGGGCGCTTGTTTGGCCCGGCCCCCAAGGAAGGCTGGCTCAGCAACAAAGGCCTCGACCGCTGGCTGGAGCAGGACGAGGCGCACAAAGCGCGCTGAAGCAGCGGCTTACACCTTGAGGATCTTGCCGCTGATGGCCACCGCCGCCAGCAACACCGCGATCAGCACAAAGGCGGTGCTCAGGCTGCTGCCATGGGCGATAAAGCCAATGACGGCGGGGCCGGCCAGAATGCCGGCGTAACCCAAGGTGGTAATGGCCGGCACGGCGATATGTTCCGGCATGACCTTTTGTTTGCCGACGGCGCTGTACAGCACCGGCACGATGTTCGAGCAGCCGGCGCCCACCAGCGCATAGCCCAGCAGCGCGGTTTCCCACGCGGGGAACAGAGTTGCGAGCAACATGCCGGCGGTGGCCAGGGCGCCGCCGATCACGATCACGCGGGTTGCGCCCAAGCGTCTCACGATGGCATCACCGGTCAGGCGGCCGGCGGTCATGGTCAGGGCGAACGCCGCGTAACCCAGGCCGGCATAGGCTTCGTCCAGGCCGCGCTCGGCGCTGAGGAACACCGCGCTCCAGTCCAGCACCGCGCCTTCGGCCAGGAACACGATAAAACACAGGCAACCGATAAACAGCACCACGCCGTGGGGGATCGCGAACGCCGGCCCCGAACTCTCACTGCCGTAAGGCAGCAGGTGCGGCCCGGCCTTGAGCAAGGCTGCCAGGGTCACGACGATGACCACCAGCGTCGCCTGCAACGGCGACAGGCCTAACCCCAGCAGCGCAGAAACACCCGCCGCACCGACGATCCCGCCCAGGCTGAACAGCCCATGAAAGCCCGACATCATGGTTTTGCCGCTGGCCCGCTCGACGATTACAGCCTGCAAATTGACGGTGGAGTCCACCGTGCCCAGCCCGGCGCCAAACAGGAACAAACCCGCCATCAGCAAGGGAATCGAACTGACGGTTGCCAGCATTGGCAGGGCCAGGCAGATCATGATCGTCCCGGCCGTCAGCACACGCCGGCAGCCATAACGCGAGGCCAATGCACCGGCTGCAGGCATGGCGATGATCGACCCCACCCCCAGGCATAACAGCAACAGGCCGAGGGTGCCTTCACTCAATTCGGCGCGGGCCTTGGCGTAGGGCACCAGAGGGGCCCAGGCCGCGATACCGAAGCCGGCGATGAAAAACGCGATACGGGTCGACATTTGCTCCAGCCGCCCGGGAACCACGGGGGCAGAAGTGGGGATGGCAGTCATGAAAAATCCTTGGTGTTGCGTTCAACGAACGATGTCCAGTGCGACATCCTTGCATATCAGGCCGTAGGGTGCGAGCCGTGCTCCGCTGGTGTGGCCGGCTATGAATTTTATTTTTACAAAACCGGAACCCAATCGATGCTGGCAGCCACTGAGCTGTTGTCGAGTCCGTAGGAGGCCGTCTGGAAGGTGTGTAATCCCTATGAGAATTGGCTGAACCCCAGGTTTCTCACGGCGGATTACCACCTTCCAGGCTGCCTCCCACAGACAGTGTGTTCTGTAATACGCTGCTCTGCTTGTACGTAGGCAACCAGACGGAATCACCGATGAAAATTATCAGGCACGTGACGGCATGACCCGGTTTTACAATGCGCGGGGCAATATTTATGCGGTGGTCAGCCCGGCCTTTTTACGCGCGCGGGGCATTGCGCTGCCCGACAGTGCTGCCCAGGCGGCAAGCACTCGCACGCTGTGGGCTGCATCGGCTATCGACTCCGAATGCGCTTGGGGCTCGACGCCACATCCAGCAGGCGCCAAGGCCCATCGTTGTGATGGGTTGCTGGTTGGGCCGTTCCAGGCCGCACCGCCGTATGACCTGTTGATCGTCAACACTGATGGCTCGCTGGCCGAACGCAGCGGCAACGGCTTGACGATCTTCGCCCAGGCGCTTACCGATCAGGGCTTGATGACGGCGGCCGCTGAGTTGCGCGTCCATCACGACCAGTCGGACACGCTTTCACCGGTGGCGACGCGGGTCGAGCCCGCAGTCCATGAGGATGTCGCGGGGTTCTGGTTGGCGTTGGGCTTGCCCGCGTTCGGGCCGTCCGCCGTGGGCGCACAGGGGGTTGGGCCTGCGGAACTCAGCCACGTGAGCGAGCTGGCGGCGATAGACCCGCAGTGGGCGAATAGCCAGTTTGTGCGGGTGGGCAACCCCCATTGTGTGACCCTGGTGGAGCAGCTGTCGGCCCTGCCCGACAACCTGCAGATGCAGCAACCGGCCTTGTTCGAGCGTTTACAGGCGATCGCTTTCGCACCTCCCGCAGGCAGTGGCCAGCCCTGCGTGGCCGGGGTCAACCTGCAATGGGCGGCGCGGCAGCCCGGCAACCGTGTGGTTGCGCGGGTGTTTGAGCGAGGGGAGGGGCCCACCGCGTCGTCCGGTACCAGCGCCAGTGCCGTGGCCTGTGCGGCCTGGCGCGCGGGTTGGGTGCAAAGTGGTGAGGTCGCGGTGGTGATGCCCGGTGGCACGGCGCCGGTGCGCTTGCACGCACAGGCCGACACCTTGCTGAGCGTCAGCCTGTTCGGGACTGCGCGGCTACAGGCGTAAGGGGCTCAAACAAACTCCACCTGCGCCGGCTGGCGTTTCATCAATACCTTGCCGTTGCGGATCGAATACAGCGGCAGGCCCTGGCTGCGGATCACCTCGTAGTCGCTGTCTGCCGAGAGGACCAGCAGGTTGGCCGGCCGCCCGGGTTCCAGGCCGTAGCGGTCGCCCAGGGCCATGGCCTTGGCGCTGTTGTCGGTGACCAGGTCGAGGGCGCTTTGCAGGTTGCGGTAACCGAGCATGTGGCAGATGTGCAGGCCGGCTTCCAGTACACGCAGGATGTTGCCGTTGCCCAGGGGGTACCAGGGGTCGACGATGGAGTCCTGGCCGAAGCACACGTTCATGCCGGCTTCGAGCAGCTCGTTGACCCGGGTCACGCCACGGCGTTTCGGGAAACTGTCGAAGCGGCCCTGCAGGTGAATGCTCTCGGTGGGGCAGGAGACAAAACTGATGCCGGAATGCCCCAGCAGGCGGAACAGTTTGGCGCAGTAGGCATTGTCGTAGGAGCCCATCGCTGTGGTGTGGCTGGCGGTGACGCGCGCGCCCATGTCACGGCTGCGGGCTTCTTCGGCCAGCACTTCGAGAAAGCGCGAGTGCGGGTCGTCGGTTTCGTCGCAGTGCACATCCACCAGGCAGCCGCTGCGCTCGGCCAGGTCCATCAGGAACTTCACCGAACTCACGCCCTGGTCGCGGGTGTATTCAAAGTGCGGGATGCCCCCGATAACGTCGGCGCCCAAGCGGATGGCTTCTTCCATTAACTCACGGCCATTGCGATAGGACTCGATGCCTTCCTGGGGAAAGGCGACGATTTGCAGGTCAATCAGGTGCGCGCTTTCTTCGCGCACTTCAAGCATGGCCTTGAGCGCGGTGAGGTCCGGGTCGGTGACGTCGACGTGGGTGCGCACATGCTGGATGCCATGGGCGGCGAGGGCCTGGATGGTTTTTTTGGCGCGCGCCTTGGTGTCGGCCTGGGTGATGGTGGCTTTGCGCTCGCCCCAGCACTCGATGCCTTCGAACAGGGTGCCGCTCATGTTCCAGCGCGGCTCGCCGGCGGTGAGCGTGGCGTCGAGGTGGATATGCGGCTCGACAAACGGCGGGGTCACCAGGTTACCGGCGGCATCGATATCCTCGGGCCCCACTGCCGGCACTGTGGTTTGTGGGGTGATGCTGGCGATCCGGCCGTGTTCCAGGTGCAGATCATGCAGGCCTTCACGGTTGCGCAGGCGGGCGTTGATGATGTGCATGGGCAAGTTCCTCTTGGCTAAAAACAATCAGGCAGACAGCCGCCAGATCATCAGCGCGATGCCGATGTCCAGGCGGTCGTAGGCATTATCCAGCGTCAGCCCGCACAGGGCTTCGATACGCTGGATGCGGTGCGTCAGGGTGTTGCGGTGCAGGGCCAGGCGCTGGGCGGCGGCCATCAGGTTACCATTCTCGTGGAACCAGGCTTCCAGGGTCGGCATGAGGCTCGGGCCATGGTGCAGGTCGTGGCGCAGTAGCGGGCCCAGGCGCTCATGCAAAAATTGGTCGAGCAAGGCGCGATCGCGTACGCCGCTGAGCAGCTTGAGCACACCCAGTTCGTCATACACGCACAAGCCGGCGCGCTCGCTGAAGCGCCGCGCGGCGGTCAATGCCTGGCGGGCTTCATCCTGCGCCTGGGCCAGGCGTGCGGGTGGGTGCGCGGCGGCGCTCATCCCGATAAACAACTTGAGCGGCGCCAGGCGCAGGTTGATCGGGTTCAGCCAGTTGGCCAATTGCTGGCGGTTGGCCAAGGCCGTGACCGCATCCGCAGCCGGCATCAGCAGGCTCCATTGCCCGGCCCGGCCGAGTACCGGCAGCCCCGCCGACAACTGGCGCAAGCGCCGGGTGATGCCATCGTGCTGGCGCGCCAGCTGTGCCTCCACCTGCGCCGCGTCGCCCTGGGCGAACAGCAACTCGCTGCCTTCCAGCTGCAATTGCGCCACCTGCCAATGCCCCGCCAGTGACATGCCCAATTGCTCGGCACGGTGCAGCAGCAGGTCCAGGGATTGGTAATCCCCCGCCAGCAGACGCTCCAGCACGTCGTGCCGCGAACGCCCCAGTTGTTCGGCCTGGATCAGCGCCGAACCAATGGCCTGGGTCACCAGCACCATTTTCAGCGAATAAGGCTGCTCGATCAGCGGCATGCCGGCGGCTTCGGCAGCGTCGAGCAAACGCTGGGGAATCGCCTGGATATACGCGGGCCCCGTGAGGATCACCAGCCCGGCCACTTGGCGCTGGCAGGCTTCGTCGAGCAATTGCAGCAAGTTGGCCTCATCCCGTGGGTGATTGATGCCAGTGACGAACACCAGTTCACCGCCCAGCACCCACTCGGCAATCCCGCTGTTTTCCGCCACATAGGGCCAGCGCACCACGTTCGCCAGGCCGGCCTCTGCGGCGCGCAGGCGCATGGACTCCAGGCCCGGCAAGGCCAGCACGTCGGCGAGGGTCAGGCTCATGCCTGGGCGTCAGCCAATGGTGCGCGCACCCGCAGTACGCTGGTGAGCAGGATGTAGGTCAGCGACGCCGCCACGATCCCCACCAACGGCGCGACCCACGGCGAATTGAATGCCAGCACGGTGCCCAGCGCATACGCCGCCAGCCCCGGCCAGTTGAAGGCCGGCAGTCGCGCATCCGCCAGGCGCGGGTATTGGCCACGGTAGCGGTAGAAGAAGTCCGCCATGATCACCCCGCCAATCGGCGGAATCACGGTGCCCAGCAGGATCAGGTAGGGCACCAGCATGTCGTACATGCCGAGCAATGCGAGCAGGGTGCCGATCACCGCGCCGGCCAGGGTCACGGTTTTGCGGCGCCGGGTGCGCAGCAGGTTGCAACCGGCCACGGCGAAGTTGTAGATCGTGTTGTCCTGGGTGCTCCAGATATTGAGCAGCAACATGGCCATCGCCGCCATGGCGAAGCCTTGCAGCAGCAACACTTCCACCACGTCGGGCTGCTGATAGACGATGGCACCGTAGGCACCGATCAACACCATCAGGCCGTTGCCGATAAAGAAGCCGATCAGGCTCGCCAGCACCGCGACCTTGGCCGAGCGAGAAAACCGCGTCCAGTTGGTGGCCTGGGTCGCACCGCTGACAAAGGTGCCGAACACCAGGGTGATCGCTGTGGACAAATCCAGCTCGCCGGTTGGCACCACCGCCAGCAAACCGTCCAAGCCGCCGACTTTGACTGTGGCCACCCACATCGACAGAAACAACAGGATGCCCATGGCCGGCACCGCGATGTAGGACAGAATCTCCAGGCCGCGATAGCCCACGTAGGCCGTGGCACAGAACACCATGCCGAACAGCACCATCAGTGCCAGCACGCTGCCCTGGCTCAGTTCAAAGTACTTGCCGAGCACCACCGCGGCGGTGGCGGTGCCCCAGGCGTACCAGCCGATCTGGGTGAAACCGAGGATCAAGTCACTGAGCTTGCTGCCCACTTCGCCAAAGCAGAAACGCCCCATCAATACCGAATTCAACCCGCTCTTGAAGGCGATGTAACCCAGGCCTGCGGCGTAGATACCCAGTAACAGGTTACCCAGTGCCACCACGCCGAGCATGTCGGTGAAACTGAACGCCACCCCCAGCTTGCCGCCGGCAAACATGGTCGCGGTAAAGAAGGTGAAGCCCAGCAGCACCATGGCGGTGGACGCCAAGCCCTTGCGCGCGTGCATCGGGACTTCGCTGAGGGGGTAGTCATTGCCCGGTTCTTGCTGCGTCATGTGCCTTGCTCCCTGAATGAGTGACGCAGGCCTATTGCACCGCGCGTGCCAAATCAGCGGCAGTGAAGGGCGCACGGTCGGCACTGTGCACGGTGCACAGTATTTATAGCCAAATCGGGGGAAAAACGCCGGAAGGAGTGTTCGCCATGCCCAGCGGGGCACGAAAGCGGTGCAACGGTGATACAAATTGGATCAGTCGAACAGCGTGTGGGTGGTCTCGCCGCGATGGAAGGCAAATGCGGCCTCCAGATCACTTTCGATCGTGCGCCCGCGAGACAGCGGCGGCAGGTCATCCAAGCGGAAAAAGCCCACTTCCGTGGTTTCGAATCCCGCCATCGGTGCCGACTGATCCACCCGCTCACACAGAAAATACAGCTTGTAGAAATCACGCACGTCCGGCCGATACAAACCCTTGGCTTTGTGCGTCACGCTGTACAGTGCCCGCGCCGTCACCGTCAGCCCGGCTTCCTCACGGATTTCCTTGATGATGTTTTCCGCCGCCGACAACCCGATATCGGCGTACCCGCCCGGCAGCGCCCAGCAGCCATCGGTCAGTTCGCGTACCAGCAGAATCCGCTCGCCTTCGATGACCGCACCGCGCACGTCAATCATCGGCGTCGAGTAACGTTTGGCAAAATCCGTGACCAACCCGGTGATGCGCTCCAAGGGCACGTTGCCCAATTGCGCGAGCATGCTGTGGGCAATCTCGGCAATCTCTTCCAGGCGTTCGCGCTCGAAATCATCGGTGCAAAAGTGCAGCCCGGTGGACGCCAACGCCTGCAAGCGTTTGGCCTGGGCCAGCCAGGTGTTTTCCATACGAACCTCGTGGGTCGGCGAAAGGGACTGGTCGAAGGGTGCAATACCGGGCACAAAAAAACCACCGCAAGGGTGGTTTTTTCACCGCACAGGTTTACTCGCCGCGATAGATGCAGCCGCTGGTGCAGGTCTCGTGGATGCGGATCGCGCTGAGTTCCGGCAGCAGGGGTTTCAACTCGGTCCAAATCCACTTGGCCAGCACTTCGCTGGTGGGGTTTTCCAGGCCTGGGATGTCGTTGAGGTAGTTGTGGTCGAGGCGTTCGTAGAGCGGCTTGAAAATCGCCTTGATCTCCGAGAAGTCGCGAATCCAGCCGGTATGGGGATCGAGGTCGCCGCTCAGGTGGATCGCCACCTTGAACGAATGCCCATGCAGACGCCCGCATTTGTGGCCTTCCGGTACGTGGGGCAGGCGGTGGGCGGATTCGAATGTAAATTCCTTGAAGATTTCCACAGTATTTTCAGCTCGGTCAGTATCTGGCAGGCGGCGAGTTTAACAGCTTGATCCCTCTGCGCGCATACCGCTGGGTCACAGGGCTTGCAGGCGCTCGCCGAGCCCACCGTTATCGGCCAGTTGCAGAAACTCATCGCCCAGCCGCCGGCTCTCGCTCATCGCGGTTTGCCAGTATTTGTTGCGGCTCCGGTCGTCGCCCATGAAGCGCTTGAAGTCACTGCGGTCCGG
It contains:
- the codA gene encoding cytosine deaminase, which encodes MHIINARLRNREGLHDLHLEHGRIASITPQTTVPAVGPEDIDAAGNLVTPPFVEPHIHLDATLTAGEPRWNMSGTLFEGIECWGERKATITQADTKARAKKTIQALAAHGIQHVRTHVDVTDPDLTALKAMLEVREESAHLIDLQIVAFPQEGIESYRNGRELMEEAIRLGADVIGGIPHFEYTRDQGVSSVKFLMDLAERSGCLVDVHCDETDDPHSRFLEVLAEEARSRDMGARVTASHTTAMGSYDNAYCAKLFRLLGHSGISFVSCPTESIHLQGRFDSFPKRRGVTRVNELLEAGMNVCFGQDSIVDPWYPLGNGNILRVLEAGLHICHMLGYRNLQSALDLVTDNSAKAMALGDRYGLEPGRPANLLVLSADSDYEVIRSQGLPLYSIRNGKVLMKRQPAQVEFV
- a CDS encoding TonB-dependent receptor, giving the protein MKKRAVNNNKISRWAPLALALAVSAAMPVAYAAEGIHIQAQPLGAALSQLGQQTSLQVFFSPDMVAGKQAPAVDGNLSPEQALRQLLQGSGLDYQIDAGSVTLRPLSSGTGEAGSPLELGTTDIKVVGDWLGDANAEVVQNHPGARTVIRREAMVEQGAMNVGDVLRRVPGVQVQESNGTGGSDISLNVGVRGLTSRLSPRSTVLIDGVPAAFAPYGQPQLSMAPISAGNLDSIDVVRGAGSVRYGPQNVGGVINFVTRAIPEKFSGEVGSTLQTSAHGGWKHVDNAFIGGTADNGIGAALLYSGVNGNGYRNSNNSNDIDDVIFKTHWAPTDQDDFSLNFHYYDASADMPGGLTQQQFDANPYQSVRDWDNFSGRRKDVSFKYIRQIDDRTQAEVLTYYSDSFRGSNIANRDLRTLGSYPRTYYTFGIEPRVSHVFDVGPSTQEVSVGYRYLKEGMHEQATSLALVNNVPTPVGRSDGHVYQDRTGGTEANAFYVDNKIDIGKWTITPGIRFEDIRTEWHDRPVVPLTGPRTLEKRREVHNNEPLPALSVMYHVSDAWKLFANYETSFGSLQYFQLGQGGTGDQTANGLNPEKAKTYEVGTRYNDNVWGGELTFFYIDFSDELQYVSNDVGWTNLGATKHTGIEASAHYDLSNLDPRLDGLTANAGFTYTKATSEGDVPFKGRDLPLYSREVATLGLRYDINHWTHNLDVYAQSGQRAPGTTSTYITQGTADGQYGDIPGYVSVNVRSGYDFGEQLSNLKLGVGVKNVFDQQHYTRSSDNNAGLYLGEPRTFFVQASVGF
- a CDS encoding NUDIX hydrolase; the protein is MENTWLAQAKRLQALASTGLHFCTDDFERERLEEIAEIAHSMLAQLGNVPLERITGLVTDFAKRYSTPMIDVRGAVIEGERILLVRELTDGCWALPGGYADIGLSAAENIIKEIREEAGLTVTARALYSVTHKAKGLYRPDVRDFYKLYFLCERVDQSAPMAGFETTEVGFFRLDDLPPLSRGRTIESDLEAAFAFHRGETTHTLFD
- a CDS encoding PucR family transcriptional regulator ligand-binding domain-containing protein; protein product: MSLTLADVLALPGLESMRLRAAEAGLANVVRWPYVAENSGIAEWVLGGELVFVTGINHPRDEANLLQLLDEACQRQVAGLVILTGPAYIQAIPQRLLDAAEAAGMPLIEQPYSLKMVLVTQAIGSALIQAEQLGRSRHDVLERLLAGDYQSLDLLLHRAEQLGMSLAGHWQVAQLQLEGSELLFAQGDAAQVEAQLARQHDGITRRLRQLSAGLPVLGRAGQWSLLMPAADAVTALANRQQLANWLNPINLRLAPLKLFIGMSAAAHPPARLAQAQDEARQALTAARRFSERAGLCVYDELGVLKLLSGVRDRALLDQFLHERLGPLLRHDLHHGPSLMPTLEAWFHENGNLMAAAQRLALHRNTLTHRIQRIEALCGLTLDNAYDRLDIGIALMIWRLSA
- the codB gene encoding cytosine permease; protein product: MTQQEPGNDYPLSEVPMHARKGLASTAMVLLGFTFFTATMFAGGKLGVAFSFTDMLGVVALGNLLLGIYAAGLGYIAFKSGLNSVLMGRFCFGEVGSKLSDLILGFTQIGWYAWGTATAAVVLGKYFELSQGSVLALMVLFGMVFCATAYVGYRGLEILSYIAVPAMGILLFLSMWVATVKVGGLDGLLAVVPTGELDLSTAITLVFGTFVSGATQATNWTRFSRSAKVAVLASLIGFFIGNGLMVLIGAYGAIVYQQPDVVEVLLLQGFAMAAMAMLLLNIWSTQDNTIYNFAVAGCNLLRTRRRKTVTLAGAVIGTLLALLGMYDMLVPYLILLGTVIPPIGGVIMADFFYRYRGQYPRLADARLPAFNWPGLAAYALGTVLAFNSPWVAPLVGIVAASLTYILLTSVLRVRAPLADAQA
- a CDS encoding MFS transporter, whose amino-acid sequence is MTAIPTSAPVVPGRLEQMSTRIAFFIAGFGIAAWAPLVPYAKARAELSEGTLGLLLLCLGVGSIIAMPAAGALASRYGCRRVLTAGTIMICLALPMLATVSSIPLLMAGLFLFGAGLGTVDSTVNLQAVIVERASGKTMMSGFHGLFSLGGIVGAAGVSALLGLGLSPLQATLVVIVVTLAALLKAGPHLLPYGSESSGPAFAIPHGVVLFIGCLCFIVFLAEGAVLDWSAVFLSAERGLDEAYAGLGYAAFALTMTAGRLTGDAIVRRLGATRVIVIGGALATAGMLLATLFPAWETALLGYALVGAGCSNIVPVLYSAVGKQKVMPEHIAVPAITTLGYAGILAGPAVIGFIAHGSSLSTAFVLIAVLLAAVAISGKILKV
- a CDS encoding type III secretion protein, encoding MTIERALPHSRPQPLDGPVVRSTVAPAESRDEPAVAPLPASPRKPMLLRASLSVLHHRGLQNFPVARATLAPPNATSTDSQLATALEKAFGLLHPFLNDGRLTWSSLQRIANHGSAESEALDRASQVVREMLKRPRLSDAILSRDGDITRDSLTAAASALPGNSSPSAFSDDPFHARGNAQVVQALQGQFEQLRDKTKDRTFLFEQHQYVEIDTLKTVMQDPYDADQYDAPVLDPATGMPRPKYSELCVYTAKNILERPGLLPSLERASGGRLFGPAPKEGWLSNKGLDRWLEQDEAHKAR